Proteins encoded in a region of the Anopheles ziemanni chromosome 2, idAnoZiCoDA_A2_x.2, whole genome shotgun sequence genome:
- the LOC131281682 gene encoding activating signal cointegrator 1 complex subunit 2 homolog, which yields MRGFIVASILWVGFVSAYPQQAVDPAYLRQYYQQIAQAAGAQNAAQGRADATPIYEQGAQEQQHIPQYLPQAQQAQRPQYQQPQARQYQAQPQYQPQQIQYVQEQQYQQPQPQLKVSKPRPQQFHQGGQRQQEEEDKEDYDPNPSYQFGFDVKDDEFTNYQNRKETRDGNVIKGSYSVVDSDGFIRTVTYTADPKEGFKAEVSRQPTDIVVKIPTPAPQSAHERFASQPQSSGAYRVQQAPQQQQAQPRPRPQEYSQYQ from the exons ATGCGTGGCTTCATAGTAGCGTCGATCTTGTGGGTTGGATTCGTGTCCGCCTACCCGCAGCAGGCGGTTGATCCTGCGTACCTTCGCCAGTACTATCAGCAGATTGCGCAGGCTGCCGGAGCACAGAATGCGGCTCAGGGACGTGCCGATGCCACGCCAATCTACGAGCAGGGTGcccaggagcagcagcacatCCCACAGTATCTGCCACAGGCGCAACAG GCTCAGCGACCCCAGTACCAGCAGCCTCAGGCCAGACAGTACCAGGCTCAGCCTCAATACCAGCCGCAACAG ATCCAGTACGTCCAAGAGCAGCAGTACCAGCAGCCGCAGCCGCAGCTGAAGGTGTCCAAACCACGGCCCCAGCAGTTCCACCAGGGAGGTCAAAGACAGCAGGAGGAAGAAGACAAGGAGGACTATGAT CCAAATCCTTCGTACCAGTTCGGTTTCGACGTAAAGGATGACGAGTTCACCAACTACCAGAACCGCAAGGAAACGCGCGACGGAAACGTAATCAAGGGCAGCTACTCGGTCGTCGACTCCGATGGCTTCATCCGAACCGTCACCTACACCGCCGACCCGAAGGAGGGCTTTAAGGCCGAGGTCAGCCGCCAGCCGACGGACATCGTGGTCAAGATCCCGACGCCGGCCCCTCAGTCAGCGCACGAGCGCTTCGCTAGCCAGCCCCAGTCGAGCGGCGCGTACCGCGTCCAGCAGGCtccccaacagcagcaggccCAGCCGCGCCCGAGACCGCAGGAGTACTCGCAGTACCAGTAA
- the LOC131294438 gene encoding uncharacterized protein LOC131294438, which produces MAVTLSHLPGAVLLYALVVPSVTGSYLRDVELIGPSPQADFNTVYYYPSYVKGEDPVEEFNRRRLHVDTAMFMDDDVRAAKRKRKTFPGAIARRNPKLRAPAPNRVGQPSDHERNYLKIRQSSGGPRYVRDDVEIFDIKQHAKRITKATDQAKEPRSRRTPRTVAMEASDDRRRYEESDPQIFAYERADSPEVIARTNARRTGEGSEDSKYFQDTFQLQKSPLELEFGHLFESNDGWEERYERQDHRNHRHQGKVKWADKQGGFGEHYWDLNHIQAAEPHDG; this is translated from the exons ATGGCTGTGACTTTGAGTCACCTCCCTGGTGCCGTGCTGTTGTACGCGTTGGTCGTGCCGTCCGTCACCGGAAGCTACCTGCGTGACGTGGAGCTGATCGGACCGTCACCACAGGCCGACTTCAACACCGTCTACTACTACCCGAGCTACGTCAAGGGCGAGGACCCGGTCGAAGAGTTCAACCGAAGGCGTCTGCACGTGGACACCGCGATGTTCATGGACGATGACGTAAGGGCCGCGAAACGAAAGCGCAAGACGTTCCCGGGCGCCATCGCAAGGCGCAATCCGAAACTGCGTGCCCCGGCACCGAACCGCGTTGGGCAGCCCTCCGACCACGAGCgcaattatttgaaaattcgCCAATCGTCCGGCGGGCCACGGTACGTCCGGGACGATGTGGAAATCTTTGACATCAAGCAACACGCCAAAAGAATCACCAAGGCAACCGATCAAGCGAAGGAACCTCGTTCCCGTCGAACTCCTAGAACGGTCGCAATGGAGGCGTCCGATGATCGGCGACGTTACGAGGAATCTGATCCGCAGATATTTGCCTACGAACGTGCCGACAGTCCGGAGGTGATCGCTCGGACAAATGCTCGACGCACCGGGGAAGGATCAGAGGATAGCAAATACTTCCA AGATACCTTTCAGCTGCAAAAGTCTCCCCTGGAACTAGAGTTCGGCCACTTGTTTGAGTCAAACGATGGCTGGGAAGAGCGGTACGAAAGGCAGGACCATCGCAATCATAGGCATCAAGGAAAA GTCAAATGGGCCGACAAGCAGGGAGGCTTCGGTGAACACTACTGGGACCTGAACCACATCCAAGCGGCCGAACCTCACGATGGCTAA